A region of Candidatus Aramenus sp. CH1 DNA encodes the following proteins:
- the ilvC gene encoding ketol-acid reductoisomerase has translation MAKIYTEKDASFDPIKGKRIAVLGYGSQGRAWALNLRDSGLDVVVGLERQGNSWKQAETDGFKPVLTENAVKQSDIVIFLVPDMVQRYVYRERVQPHLREGMDLVFAHGFNIHYKLIEPPKTVDVYMVAPKGPGPTVREYFVHGGGVPALVAVHQNYSGKALEKALGIAKGIGATRPGVIETTFKEETETDLIGEQVDLVGGIMELMRSAFQTLVEMGYQPEVAYFETINEMKMIVDIIHDKGFYGMLKAVSDTAKYGGITVGKYVINENVKRRMREAAEKVRSGKFAEEWIEEYNRGSPTIKQALQDVQNSLEEKIGNQLREMIERGKPKS, from the coding sequence TTGGCGAAAATATACACTGAAAAGGATGCAAGTTTCGATCCCATAAAGGGAAAGAGAATAGCCGTGCTAGGCTACGGGAGCCAAGGGAGGGCATGGGCCCTCAACTTGAGGGACTCGGGCCTAGACGTGGTAGTAGGGCTCGAAAGGCAGGGCAACTCGTGGAAACAGGCAGAGACAGACGGCTTCAAGCCAGTTCTGACCGAGAACGCGGTAAAGCAGTCAGACATAGTGATTTTCCTAGTGCCAGATATGGTCCAGAGGTACGTGTACAGGGAAAGGGTCCAGCCCCACTTGAGGGAAGGGATGGACCTAGTGTTCGCCCACGGCTTCAACATACACTACAAGTTAATTGAACCTCCGAAGACTGTCGACGTGTACATGGTGGCCCCAAAGGGCCCTGGCCCCACGGTGAGGGAGTACTTCGTCCACGGTGGAGGAGTTCCAGCCCTGGTGGCAGTCCACCAGAACTACTCTGGGAAGGCCCTAGAAAAGGCACTTGGCATCGCTAAGGGAATTGGGGCCACGAGGCCAGGAGTAATAGAGACCACGTTTAAGGAGGAGACAGAGACTGACCTAATAGGGGAACAAGTAGATCTAGTAGGAGGAATAATGGAGCTGATGAGATCGGCTTTCCAGACCCTCGTGGAAATGGGTTATCAACCTGAGGTGGCCTATTTCGAGACCATTAACGAAATGAAGATGATAGTTGACATAATCCACGACAAGGGATTCTACGGGATGCTAAAGGCAGTCTCGGACACCGCAAAGTACGGAGGAATAACGGTAGGCAAGTACGTGATTAACGAAAACGTGAAGAGGAGGATGAGGGAGGCAGCGGAAAAGGTGAGAAGTGGGAAGTTCGCTGAAGAGTGGATAGAGGAGTACAACAGGGGTAGCCCAACAATTAAACAAGCTCTACAGGACGTACAGAACAGCTTGGAGGAGAAAATAGGCAACCAGCTTAGGGAAATGATAGAGAGAGGAAAGCCTAAATCCTAA
- a CDS encoding endonuclease, translated as MNSRKAKGSNVERQVLSLLRDRGFAVVRAPASGSKRKDPAPDIIALKLGQIVLIEMKSRKQGKVYITREQAEGIAEFARKSGGELFIGVKLPRLLKFVPFSKVKRTEGGNYVVDEELIEEGLDIDGLTRYVEAKISKTLDSFF; from the coding sequence GTGAATTCAAGAAAGGCTAAGGGTAGTAACGTAGAAAGACAAGTTTTGTCCCTTTTGAGGGACAGGGGTTTTGCGGTGGTTAGGGCACCGGCTAGCGGAAGCAAGAGGAAAGACCCGGCCCCAGACATCATAGCGCTAAAACTTGGACAGATTGTCCTCATAGAGATGAAGAGCAGGAAACAGGGGAAAGTGTACATAACGAGGGAACAAGCTGAGGGCATAGCGGAGTTCGCAAGGAAGAGCGGTGGCGAGCTCTTTATAGGGGTCAAGTTACCTAGGCTACTCAAGTTCGTCCCGTTCTCAAAGGTAAAGAGGACAGAGGGAGGTAACTACGTAGTCGACGAAGAGCTCATAGAGGAAGGACTAGACATAGACGGCCTCACTAGGTACGTAGAGGCCAAAATAAGCAAGACGTTGGACTCATTCTTCTGA